Proteins co-encoded in one Astyanax mexicanus isolate ESR-SI-001 chromosome 1, AstMex3_surface, whole genome shotgun sequence genomic window:
- the LOC103027027 gene encoding bromo adjacent homology domain-containing 1 protein, which translates to MTQARKKGSLSQCRGEGRDYVDGWSHGKTMGKAWPERCIKERKGLKGVTKRGKQKGQEDMEQWLHQGFKSRARLEQSQNKNRTKKNVAKKGKAKASKKLREERNRKLYPLRGRGSTPEAEALSCHVLLTRLEEDAVEQGNDLSDEDPNVIRGRNRKKKSIKPIKKLEKAKKSVNTPSKTKSEPTVDTILAQEPRKRRLASLNAEAVNSLLLEKADAPVGSKLAKKQQHEAPPVAIATDDAKICSLSKRSPQAHRTESCQSHKQAKKSKSEEKDDSELMTLYAPAPRRLAGLNAAALLKLTSSTTGNKQRAKTDKDKDKETTTGKQTARSKTRVRQSKEQGIKQAPPQGGCAVCKSRGCLESKPKWKEAADHHRLTKQGYQSRSMLGYPLKVVKEEQMETDISPPYFCCPPEGSVEYCHRLALFLGQKAYSETEEHPVTTVKHECLVPPSSLAHPTLTLSAHPCLCADPCYSSYYVHIAHPGPPSASLSTQPLPCAHSSLCARRVPGSKLLSSSVSHASGIPHPAFCNSVGSACYSEGCRVGSYAFSTMQPVTSRACTYTTGCSNCSHQIKTERYSSPQGDHKTSLLVPPALPLSGCPLPRVSPSSTVLPRLLSTLSDNRQTEVRPQGPKKCPQSTKPPNGSTAKGHSKLSQKQPVPSPVSAKQQKKANRHRTTNGWRPFGEPTEREVFIAGEDETALRQCYEGVERDGEVIRIRDTVLLRSGPRKKSLPYVAKISALWDDPKTGELMMSLFWYYRPEHTQGGRDPSMHCENEIFASRHQDENSVACIEDRCYVLPLAQYCRFCALVKRRSEGVPDSTPVVPRPSDSAIPSHRLVPDDVDPELVYLCRHVYDFRYGRILKNLQ; encoded by the exons ATGACCCAAGCCCGGAAAAAGGGTTCCCTCAGCCAGTGCCGTGGCGAGGGCCGCGACTATGTAGATGGCTGGTCCCATGGTAAGACCATGGGTAAAGCTTGGCCTGAGCGTTGCATTAAAGAGCGCAAGGGTCTGAAGGGTGTGACCAAGCGGGGCAAGCAAAAGGGACAAGAGGACATGGAACAATGGCTCCATCAAGGATTTAAAAGTCGAGCCAGGCTAGAGCAATCTCAAAACAAGAACAGAACTAAGAAGAATGTGGCTAAGAAAGGCAAGGCAAAAGCATCCAAGAAGTTGAGGGAGGAGAGGAACAGGAAGCTCTACCCGCTGCGAGGAAGGGGAAGCACACCAGAGGCCGAGGCCTTGAGTTGCCATGTCCTACTCACCCGCCTGGAGGAGGATGCTGTGGAACAGGGAAACGACTTAAGTGATGAAGATCCGAATGTAATTCGAGGAAGGAATCGGAAAAAGAAGAGCATCAAACCCATCAAGAAGCTAGAAAAAGCCAAGAAGTCTGTAAACACACCATCTAAAACGAAATCAGAACCAACAGTTGATACAATTCTAGCTCAGGAGCCTCGCAAGCGTCGGCTTGCCTCACTTAATGCGGAGGCGGTAAATAGCTTGCTGCTGGAAAAAGCAGATGCGCCAGTGGGCAGCAAACTTGctaagaaacagcagcatgagGCACCACCTGTTGCTATTGCAACAGATGATGCAAAGATTTGCTCCCTTTCTAAAAGGTCTCCTCAAGCCCACAGGACTGAATCGTGCCAAAGCCACAAGCAGGCCAAGAAAAGTAAGTCTGAGGAGAAGGATGACAGTGAACTGATGACTCTGTACGCTCCTGCTCCTAGACGGCTTGCTGGACTTAATGCTGCTGCCCTGTTGAAGCTCACAAGCTCCACGACAGGAAATAAGCAGCGTGCGAAGACGGACAAGGACAAGGACAAGGAAACAACAACGGGAAAGCAGACTGCACGGTCTAAAACCAGGGTGCGGCAGTCTAAGGAGCAAGGCATTAAACAGGCTCCACCACAAGGTGGTTGTGCAGTGTGTAAGAGCAGAGGATGTTTAGAGTCCAAACCCAAGTGGAAAGAGGCAGCGGACCATCACCGCCTAACCAAACAGGGGTACCAGTCTCGCAGTATGTTGGGATATCCCCTTAAGGTGGTGAAAGAAGAGCAAATGGAGACAGATATCAGTCCTCCTTACTTTTGCTGTCCTCCTGAGGGCTCAGTGGAATACTGTCACAGGTTGGCGCTGTTCCTGGGGCAGAAGGCCTACAGTGAGACAGAGGAGCACCCTGTGACCACAGTGAAGCACGAATGCCTGGTTCCTCCGTCTTCACTGGCACACCCGACCCTCACCCTTAGTGCCCACCCATGCCTGTGTGCAGACCCCTGCTACTCTAGTTACTATGTTCACATTGCTCATCCTGGGCCTCCTTCAGCAAGCCTAAGTACACAGCCTCTACCTTGTGCACACAGCTCCCTGTGTGCCCGTAGAGTCCCCGGGTCCAAGCTGCTCTCCTCTTCCGTCTCCCATGCCTCAGGAATTCCACACCCTGCCTTCTGCAATTCGGTGGGGTCAGCCTGCTACAGCGAAGGCTGCAGGGTCGGCAGCTACGCGTTCAGTACTATGCAGCCAGTCACCAGCAGGGCGTGCACTTATACCACAGGCTGCTCCAACTGTAGCCATCAAATCAAAACAG AACGCTACTCTTCACCTCAAGGCGATCACAAGACCTCACTGCTTGTGCCACCGGCCTTGCCCCTTTCTGGCTGCCCCTTGCCCAGGGTAAGCCCGTCATCAACCGTTCTGCCGCGTCTTCTGTCCACCCTCTCagacaacagacagacagaggtcAGGCCTCAAGGGCCTAAAAAATGCCCCCAAAGCACCAAACCTCCCAATGGCTCCACCGCTAAGGGGCATTCAAAACTGTCTCAGAAACAGCCAGTGCCGAGCCCAGTAAGTGCCAAACAGCAGAAGAAGGCAAATCGCCATCGGACGACAAATGGCTGGCGACCTTTTGGAGAACCTACAGAGAGAGAAGTCTTCATTGCG GGAGAAGATGAGACTGCGTTGCGACAGTGTTATGAAGGAGTAGAGCGAGATGGAGAAGTGATTCGGATCAGAGATACTGTGCTGTTGCGCTCTGGACCAAGAAAGAAGTCTCTACCGTATGTGGCCAAGATATCAGCTTTGTGGGATGACCCCAAAACAG GAGAGCTGATGATGAGTCTGTTCTGGTACTATCGACCTGAACACACACAGGGAGGCAGGGATCCCAGCATGCACTGTGAG AATGAAATATTTGCTTCTCGGCATCAAGATGAAAACAGTGTGGCCTGTATTGAGGACAGATGCTATGTTTTGCCGTTAGCACAGTACTGTAG atttTGTGCCTTGGTAAAGCGCCGATCAGAGGGCGTACCCGACAGCACCCCAGTGGTGCCCCGCCCCTCCGACAGTGCCATCCCCTCTCACCGACTTGTGCCCGACGATGTTGACCCTGAGCTGGTTTACCTGTGTCGCCACGTCTACGACTTCCGTTACGGCCGCATACTGAAGAACCTGCAGTAA